The stretch of DNA tgtagaacAGAATTTGTCTTCTTTTTTAGGGGAAACAAAAATTGATCCCGACTGTTGGCAGGCCCAGTTCGAGATGAGACACTGAGGCCCAAACGTTGGCCTAATTAGATCAAACAGGCCTTGAAAAATTTGATGGGCTGCAAACGGAAGGAATAATGATGATGGATCAAACATAGCATGACGAAATGGACGAACCCTAGGCCCGCCAAACTCGCACACTGAAACGGAGAAGCTCGGATCgatgcggcggtggtggtgcgccgccggcggcctcggccgccgcgtcctctcctcctcctcggccgccgccgccgccgccgccgcgtcccatGCCCGCCCGCTGCCCCCGCCCCTGATCCCCAAATCGGCCTCCTTCAACGCCCCTTTCTCCGTGCCCTGCCGCCGGCACCACTCCCTCCACGCGCCCCTGCCCCGGGGGCTCTTCCACCCGGCCATCGCTTCCGCCTTCCGCCCTCCGGTGAGCTCCCGTCCCGTCTCGTTCTGTTCGAATGCCTACTGCTTCGATGCTGATTTTTTGCTCCGTGGATGGCGTCGCGCGCAGTCGGGGCTTCCGCAGCAGGTGCGGCACTACGCCAAGGAGAGGTCGCGCGCGCCGCTCACGCCCACCAAGTCCAAAGTCAAGAAATACAAGATGAAGGCCCCCTCGTAATTGCCCAGTCGTTTTTTTTACTGTGCCCTTCTCACCTTCTCGCGCGGGCACCCCCGAGCAGCTGATTTTTTGCTCCTTTTGCTAGGTCCCTGAAATTCAGATTCAGAACCATGAACGACGGGCAGATCCGCAGGTGGAGGGCGGGAAAGCGCCACAATGCGCACCTCAAGGTACATTGGTACTAAGCTACTGACCGTGCTTTTCTTCATCAATCAATTGCTGCAACATTTCTAGGATGCTGTATTGACTTGTATACTTATATGGATTGCTATGTACTGTGAACCAAACCAAACTGAACACCATGATCAACAATCTTTAGAATTTGTCCCCGTGAAACAAAATTGTTCTATCTGCATTTCACTGAAGCAGAACCTTTTAGCTAGCTCTCTATATTTTCAAATCCATCTTGTAGAACCACAGTGGGGGCTTCCCCCGCTGTatagctttcaaaaaaaaaaaatccatcttGTAGACTGCCTCGTTAAACAATGCATGCCCTCCTCTTGGATAACCTATCCATGCAGCATAATCTGAAAAATAGCCATATGCCTGTATATGATGGAATCATTGGATAATTTTTCCCTAGTGCATAATGTGCTATTGTAATTTCTAGTGCAAATCAAGTTAATCATTTCAGTAAATGGCTTTGCCTTGCCCTGCAACTTATAGACAGAAATCTGCGTGCTTGCATCCTTTTTTCTCTTGTACACTGTTTAAACTAGAAGCATGCTCATTTCCACAGTTTCTTATTCTTCTTCATTCTAGCTGTGAAAATGATCAAAAGAAATTCGCAACATTTTGATGCACATGTAGAACAGACTTCCATGTTTTACAAATTGTCAGCATTGCCTATAATCTTTTTACCAGTGATGCATTTATACATTATAACATTGCTTGTATGTGATCTTCTTATGAATTATGGCATTGCAGTCCAAGGAAGCAAAACAAAGACTTCGGAAGCCTGCATTGGTGCATTTAGCTTATGCAAAAGTTATAAAAAAGCTCAACTTCTGCGGGTAGGATATGAAAGCAGATACGGTGGAGTTTGGCATGGGAAACAAGGAAGCTCAACCGCTGCATCCACATGCAGATTGTAAACGCTGGAATCTCATTGGACTAGTTTGAATTCTTGAATTACTACTTTTTTGTCATTTGATGCTTTGTCTTCAGGTGTTGTGCTTTATCTGTTCAGACACTACTGATGCGAAGCCGTTTGTTTTCGGCTAAATGATAAAAAGTTGCGCTGCATTCTGTTATGTAAACAATCTCAGAGAAACTATCGGGGTCATGTGGGAAATTGCTTCAGTAAATAAAGAGCTCTGCTGCAACATCAAGTGGCTATATTTTTTGATGTGGAAATTCAATGTTCAGATGTTACTTTTCTGAAACCGTGGCCAGTAAAGTGTTTCACTATGATTATATTGCAGACTTTTAGTAGTTTTGCTGTGTGTTACTGCAATCCTTTTGGTCTGGAGGCTTCTGGTGAGAGgtgaggccccgtttagttcccaaaaattttcacctcccctttgaacacatgtatgaagcactaaatgtaattaaataataaaactaattacacagtttggatgtacacgacgagacgaatcttttgagcctaattagtgcatgattag from Panicum virgatum strain AP13 chromosome 9K, P.virgatum_v5, whole genome shotgun sequence encodes:
- the LOC120651510 gene encoding uncharacterized protein LOC120651510 isoform X1, with the translated sequence MRRWWCAAGGLGRRVLSSSSAAAAAAAASHARPLPPPLIPKSASFNAPFSVPCRRHHSLHAPLPRGLFHPAIASAFRPPSGLPQQVRHYAKERSRAPLTPTKSKVKKYKMKAPSSLKFRFRTMNDGQIRRWRAGKRHNAHLKSKEAKQRLRKPALVHLAYAKVIKKLNFCG
- the LOC120651510 gene encoding uncharacterized protein LOC120651510 isoform X2, which codes for MRRWWCAAGGLGRRVLSSSSAAAAAAAASHARPLPPPLIPKSASFNAPFSVPCRRHHSLHAPLPRGLFHPAIASAFRPPSGLPQQVRHYAKERSRAPLTPTKSKVKKYKMKAPSSLKFRFRTMNDGQIRRWRAGKRHNAHLKVHCPRKQNKDFGSLHWCI